GGGCGCCGGTGGGGACGAGATGCAGGGCGGCGGCGATCGCGCCCATCCCGGAGGAGAACAGCAGGGCGGGGGTCGCCGTCGGGTCCTCCACGCCCTCGAGGGCGGCCAGCAGGTGCTCGGGGCCCTCCCACGAGGGGTTGGACATGCGGCCGTAGACGCGGCGGTCCGTGGCCCCGGACTCCCAGCCGACGAACGTGGAGGTGAAGTGCACCGGCTCGTTGACGGGCGCGTCCACCTCCTTGGCGGGACGGGCGGCACTGACCAAGAGGGTTTCCGGATGCATGGGGCACATCGTACGTCCGCCGCCCCGGGCGCTGGGGATGGTGGGATCCCGTGACGCCACCGGCCGGTAGGCTGGACCGGTGACCCGGAAGCCTGCCGCTGCGCCCACCCCCGAGCGGGGACGCGGACTGTTCATCGCCTTCGAGGGCGGGGACGGCTCCGGCAAGTCCACCCAGGCCCGGCTGCTGGTCGAGGCCCTGCGCGAGGCCGGGTACGACGTGCTGCCCACCCGCGAGCCGGGCGGCACCCCGGTCGGCGAGCGGCTGCGCTCGCTCGTGCTGGACCCGGGGCACGCCCCGATCGACCCGGTCACCGAGGCCCTCGTCTTCGCCGCCTCCCGCTCCGCCCACGTGCGCCAGCTGCTGCGCCCGGCGCTGGAGGCCGGCCGCGTGGTGGTCACGGACCGCTACGTCGACTCCTCGGTGGCCTACCAGGGCGCCGGGCGGGACCTCGGGACGCGGCGGGTGGCCGAGCTCAACGAGTGGGCCACGGACGGGCTGCACCCGGACCTGACGGTCCTGCTGGACGTGGACACCGCCACCGCGGCCGCGCGGCGCGCCGCCCGGGAGGCCTCCCCCGGCGGGGCCGGCCCGGACCGCATGGAGGCCGAGCCGGAGGCGTTCCACGAGCGCATCCGCCAGGCGTTCCTCGAGCGGGCCGCGACCGACCCAGGCCGCTACTTGGTCATCGATCGGGCCTTACCCGTCCCGGAGATCGCCGCCGCGGTGCTGGCGCACGTCACCGGGCTGCTGGAGTCCCGCGAATCCTCCGGGGCGACGGCGGCGGAGGACACCGCGGCCGAGACCGCCGCTGCCGAGGATGCCGCTGCCGAGGATGCCGCCCATGCTGCCGAGGGGAGCCGGCCATGACCACCCCCGCCGGGACCGTACCCGGCACCCCCGCCGCCCCCGCACCGGTCTGGGGCGACCTCGCCGGCCAGCAGGCGGCCGTGGAGCAACTCTCCCGCGCCGCGGCCGCCGAGCGGCCCACCCACGCGTGGCTGTTCACCGGCCCCCCGGGCTCGGGCCGCTCGAACGCCGCGCGGGCCTTCGCCCAGGCACTGCAGTGCGAGGTGGCGGACCCGGCCGGGCGCGGCTGCGGGACGTGCCACGCGTGCCTGACCGTGGCCGCCGGGACCCACCCGGACGTCAAGGTCCTGGCCACCGAGAACGTCACCTACCGGATCGACGAGGTCCGCGAGCTCATCGCGCTGGCCCAGGACCGGCCGGTCGGCGGGCGGTGGCGCATCTTCATCATGGAGGACGCCGACCGCATGACGGAGCGGGCCACCAACGTGCTGCTCAAGGCGATCGAGGAGCCGCCCGAGCGGACCCTGTGGATGCTGTGCGCCCCGTCCCCGGCGGACGTGCTGGTGACCATCCGCTCGCGCTGCCGCCAGGTGGGGCTGCGCATCCCCTCCGTGGAGTCCGTGGCGCAGCTGCTCGTGGAGCGCGACGGCCTGGACCCGGAGCTGGCCCTGTTCGCCGCCCGCGCCTCCCAGTCGCACGTGGGCATGGCCCGGCGGCTGGCCCGGGACGAGGGGGCCCGCTCCCGGCGGGAGGCCGTGGTGCACCTGCCCCTGCGGATCCGGGCGACCTCGGACGCGGTGGCCATGGCCAAGGAGCTCGTGGAGGTCACCCAGGCCGAGGCCGCCGCCTCCGCGGAGGTCCGCAACGCCGAGGAGCGCCGGAACCTGCTGCGCTCCCTGGGCCTGGGCGAGGACGAGAAGGTCCCGCCGAAGCTGCGCCACCACGTCAAGCGGCTCGAGGACGCGCAGGCGGCGCGGAACAAGCGCTCCGTCCACGACACCCTGGACCGGGCGATGATCGACCTGACCGGGCTGTTCCGGGACGTGCTGGCCCTGCAGCTGGGCACCGAGGCGCCGCTCGTGAACGAGCACCTGCGGGACGAGCTCGCCTCCTACGCCCGCTCCGCCTCCCCCGAGCGCACGGTGGCCCGGATCGACGCCGTGGCCACCGCCCGGCGGCGACTGGCCGGCAACGTGCCCCCGCTGCTGGCCCTGGAGGCGATGGCCACCAGCTTCCTGCCGGACCGCATCCTCGACCGCCGCCCGCCCGACCACCCCTGAACCGCCTCCCGCCCGAAAGGCCGCCGTGCACCTGCGCCCCTCCCCCTCCTCCCGACGGCCCCTCGCGGTGGCCGGCGTCCTGGCCGCCGGGATGGCCCTGACCGCCTGCACGGCGCTCCCCGGGACCGGCCGGGGGCTGCAGGAGGGCCCGGAGGCCGGCAACGGGACGGGGGCGCCGACGTCGGGCCCCTCCTCCGGCGCGCCCGCCGGCGCGGTGCCGGAGGGCCTCGAGGAGTACTACGGCCAGGACCCCGAGTGGCGCGACTGCGAGCAGGAATCCGGCGGCCTGGAGTGCGCCACCGTCCGGGCGCCCCTGGACTACGCGGACCCGGACGGGGAGCACGTGGAGCTGGCGCTGGTCCGCTCGGCCGGGGCCGGCGCGGACGCCCCGCTCCTGCTGCTCAACCCCGGTGGGCCCGGGGCCTCCGGCGTGGACCTGGTGGCCGACTCCCTGGACTTCGTGGTCTCCGAGACGGTGCAGGAGCACTACACCGTGGTGGGCTTCGACCCGCGCGGGGTGTCCCGGTCCACGCCGGTGACGTGCCTGACGGACGCGGAGATGGACGCGGCGCGGCAGGAGGACATCGACCCGGCCACGGATGCCGGGCTGGCCGAGGCGCGCGCCTCCGCCCGCGAGTTCGCGGCGGCCTGCGACGAGCACACCGGCGCGGTCCTGGGCCACGTGGACACGGACACGGCCGCCCGGGACATGGACCTGCTGCGCGGGGTGCTCGGCGACGACCGGCTGAACTTCCTCGGCTTCTCCTACGGCAGCGCCCTCGGGGCCTCCTACGCCGGGCAGTTCCCGCAGAACGTGGGGCGGATGGTCCTGGACGGCGCCATGGACCCGTCCCTGACACCGGCCGAGGTGACGCTCGGCCAGGCCGAGGCGTTCGAGCGCGCCGTGCGGTCCTGGGTGGGGTACTGCCTCGCCCGCGAGGACTGCCCGCTCAGCGGCACCCCGGAGAACGCGCTCGCGCAGCTGCAGCGGTTGTTCGAGCAGGTGGAGCGCGAGCCCATGACCGCCTCCGACGGGCGCCTCGTGCCGGCCACCACGTTCGCCTCCGGG
This genomic window from Citricoccus sp. SGAir0253 contains:
- a CDS encoding alpha/beta hydrolase, which encodes MHLRPSPSSRRPLAVAGVLAAGMALTACTALPGTGRGLQEGPEAGNGTGAPTSGPSSGAPAGAVPEGLEEYYGQDPEWRDCEQESGGLECATVRAPLDYADPDGEHVELALVRSAGAGADAPLLLLNPGGPGASGVDLVADSLDFVVSETVQEHYTVVGFDPRGVSRSTPVTCLTDAEMDAARQEDIDPATDAGLAEARASAREFAAACDEHTGAVLGHVDTDTAARDMDLLRGVLGDDRLNFLGFSYGSALGASYAGQFPQNVGRMVLDGAMDPSLTPAEVTLGQAEAFERAVRSWVGYCLAREDCPLSGTPENALAQLQRLFEQVEREPMTASDGRLVPATTFASGFITPLYADENWPTLNDAVQDAMNGDPDLILYLADLNAGRDQDGRYTSNITAAFTAVNCLDAPAAADTATLRREAQRLDEASPTLGRFLAYGAVNCADWPVPPVDRPAPASAPGAAPIVVIGTTGDPATPYEWAPALAEQLESGVLVTWEGEGHTAYGRAGECIGDAVDGYLVEGRVPEDGLTCG
- the tmk gene encoding dTMP kinase; amino-acid sequence: MFIAFEGGDGSGKSTQARLLVEALREAGYDVLPTREPGGTPVGERLRSLVLDPGHAPIDPVTEALVFAASRSAHVRQLLRPALEAGRVVVTDRYVDSSVAYQGAGRDLGTRRVAELNEWATDGLHPDLTVLLDVDTATAAARRAAREASPGGAGPDRMEAEPEAFHERIRQAFLERAATDPGRYLVIDRALPVPEIAAAVLAHVTGLLESRESSGATAAEDTAAETAAAEDAAAEDAAHAAEGSRP
- a CDS encoding DNA polymerase III subunit delta' — translated: MTTPAGTVPGTPAAPAPVWGDLAGQQAAVEQLSRAAAAERPTHAWLFTGPPGSGRSNAARAFAQALQCEVADPAGRGCGTCHACLTVAAGTHPDVKVLATENVTYRIDEVRELIALAQDRPVGGRWRIFIMEDADRMTERATNVLLKAIEEPPERTLWMLCAPSPADVLVTIRSRCRQVGLRIPSVESVAQLLVERDGLDPELALFAARASQSHVGMARRLARDEGARSRREAVVHLPLRIRATSDAVAMAKELVEVTQAEAAASAEVRNAEERRNLLRSLGLGEDEKVPPKLRHHVKRLEDAQAARNKRSVHDTLDRAMIDLTGLFRDVLALQLGTEAPLVNEHLRDELASYARSASPERTVARIDAVATARRRLAGNVPPLLALEAMATSFLPDRILDRRPPDHP